In the Clostridium sporogenes genome, one interval contains:
- a CDS encoding FAD-binding protein yields the protein MGKLVVNQEKLTPSIIEELVKICPFGALGENSGKIEISAACKMCKLCVKKGPAGVMEFVEGEKKPEIDKSLWKGIAVYVDHVDGDIHPVTYELIGKAKELAKKINHPIYAVFVGHDIKDKAEELLYYGVDEVFVYDNEELKDFRIEPYTKALENFINKNKPTALLVGATTVGRSLAPRIAARFRTGLTADCTILDMKENTDLVQIRPAFGGNIMAQIINPNNRPQLATVRYKVMDAPERSKEKKGKVTLCSIDKSQLDSQIKVLKVTKKQVEESISDADIIIAVGRGLKKEKDLDMINELTELIGAQIAVTRPLIEAGWADAKCQIGLSGRTVKPKLIITCGISGAVQFTAGMNNADCIVAINKDPKASIFNVAHYGIVGDIYEVIPTLISNIKEGKALAV from the coding sequence ATGGGAAAATTAGTAGTAAATCAAGAAAAATTAACTCCTTCAATTATAGAGGAGTTAGTTAAAATATGTCCTTTTGGAGCATTAGGAGAAAATAGTGGCAAAATAGAAATTTCAGCAGCCTGTAAAATGTGTAAGCTATGTGTTAAAAAGGGACCAGCTGGTGTTATGGAATTTGTAGAAGGAGAGAAAAAACCAGAAATAGATAAGAGTCTTTGGAAAGGCATAGCCGTATATGTAGATCATGTTGATGGAGATATTCATCCAGTAACTTATGAACTTATAGGTAAAGCAAAAGAACTAGCAAAAAAAATAAATCACCCAATATATGCAGTATTTGTTGGTCATGACATAAAAGACAAAGCAGAAGAACTTCTTTATTATGGAGTAGATGAAGTGTTTGTATATGATAATGAAGAATTAAAAGATTTTAGAATAGAACCATACACTAAAGCTTTAGAAAATTTCATAAATAAAAATAAACCAACTGCATTATTAGTAGGTGCAACAACAGTAGGAAGATCTCTTGCACCAAGAATAGCAGCTAGATTTAGAACAGGACTTACAGCGGATTGTACAATATTAGATATGAAAGAAAATACAGATTTAGTACAAATAAGACCAGCCTTTGGTGGAAATATAATGGCACAAATAATAAATCCTAATAATAGACCTCAGCTTGCAACAGTAAGATATAAGGTTATGGATGCACCAGAGAGAAGTAAAGAAAAAAAGGGTAAAGTAACTCTTTGTAGCATAGATAAGAGCCAGTTAGATTCACAAATAAAAGTATTAAAGGTAACAAAGAAACAAGTAGAAGAAAGCATATCAGATGCGGATATAATAATTGCAGTTGGAAGAGGACTTAAAAAAGAAAAAGATTTAGATATGATAAATGAACTGACAGAATTAATAGGTGCTCAAATAGCTGTAACAAGACCATTAATAGAAGCAGGATGGGCAGATGCAAAATGTCAAATAGGTTTGAGTGGAAGAACAGTAAAACCTAAACTTATAATTACCTGTGGTATATCAGGAGCCGTACAATTTACAGCTGGAATGAATAATGCAGATTGTATAGTAGCTATAAACAAAGATCCCAAGGCATCTATATTTAATGTAGCTCATTATGGAATAGTAGGAGATATTTATGAGGTAATACCAACACTTATAAGTAATATAAAAGAAGGTAAAGCACTAGCTGTATAA